In the Hordeum vulgare subsp. vulgare chromosome 7H, MorexV3_pseudomolecules_assembly, whole genome shotgun sequence genome, one interval contains:
- the LOC123412712 gene encoding probable inactive receptor kinase RLK902: MAPGLRFPPAFALVQLAFALLAVLPRHVAPDLAGDRDALLALRTAVGKHLKWDPSVSPCQGWQGVSCSPAPGQRVVEVRLVAKSLSGQIPVGTVGNLTALQTLSLRFNAISGPIPADIGSCAELRWLYLKGNRFDAGIPESLFLLALLKKADLSENRLTGGVSSEFNRLGNLATLNLEGNDLNGALPSGLDLPKLTQFNVSYNGQIDGPVPASLAGLPPSAFLGTALCGGPLAACPSSEGKKRRKLTFGAIIGIIIAALVALIIVLTICVLVCFSRRRRATAGRSTEAAADVHEGMEPITVTVAMTDRNAVKRSHSPPARRRGPTTWRRLVALGALRHDNLPGLRAYFYSREEKLLVFDFVGAGSLSSLLHGGGAERLDFTTRARIALAAARGVAFIHGGGPKASHGSIKASNVVVSGARDGAYVADYGLAQLVGTAELPKRGTGYRAPEVTDARAVSQKADVYSFGVVVLELLTGRAPTHALPDGGAGGSGVDLARWVRSVVQEEWTSEVFDSVIGNEPRVEEEMMRLLQLGMECTEQHPDRRPTMAEVEARIERIVEDASRRADFSSTDGSRSVSA, encoded by the exons ATGGCGCCCGGGCTGCGGTTCCCGCCGGCGTTCGCCCTCGTGCAGCTCGCGTTCGCGCTGCTCGCCGTGCTGCCTCGCCACGTTGCGCCGGACCTGGCCGGCGACCGCGACGCGCTGCTCGCCCTGCGCACCGCCGTGGGAAAGCATCTCAAGTGGGACCCGTCGGTGTCCCCGTGCCAGGGGTGGCAAGGCGTCAGCTGCAGCCCCGCCCCCGGCCAGCGCGTCGTCGAGGTGCGGCTGGTTGCCAAGAGCCTGAGCGGGCAGATCCCGGTCGGCACGGTGGGCAACCTCACCGCCCTGCAGACGCTGTCCCTCCGGTTTAACGCCATCTCCGGCCCCATCCCGGCGGACATCGGCAGCTGCGCCGAGCTCCGGTGGCTGTACCTCAAGGGGAACCGGTTCGACGCCGGCATACCGGAGAGCCTCTTCTTGCTGGCATTGCTCAAGAAGGCCGACCTGTCCGAGAATCGCCTCACCGGCGGCGTGTCATCGGAGTTCAACAGGCTCGGGAACCTCGCCACGTTGAACCTCGAGGGCAATGACCTCAACGGCGCGCTCCCGAGCGGCCTTGACCTCCCGAAGCTGACGCAGTTCAACGTGTCCTACAACGGCCAGATCGACGGCCCCGTGCCCGCGTCGCTCGCCGGGCTACCCCCGAGCGCCTTCCTTGGAACGGCGCTTTGCGGCGGCCCTCTCGCCGCGTGCCCCAGCTCAGAGGGCAAGAAGAGGCGCAAGCTAACCTTTGGCGCCATCATCGGCATCATCATTGCTGCGTTGGTCGCTCTCATCATCGTGCTCACAATCTGTGTTCTCGTCTGCTTcagccggcggcggcgggcgacggCCGGAAGGTCCACCGAGGCCGCGGCCGACGTGCACGAGGGCATGGAGCCTATAACGGTGACCGTGGCGATGACGGACAGGAACGCCGTGAAGCGGTCGCACTCCCCGC CAGCGCGCCGGAGAGGCCCTACGACCTGGAGACGAT TGGTCGCCCTCGGCGCTCTCCGCCACGACAACCTGCCGGGTCTCCGCGCCTACTTCTACAGCAGGGAGGAGAAGCTCCTCGTCTTCGACTTCGTCGGCGCCGGCAGCCTCTCCTCCCTTCTCCACG GCGGCGGAGCGGAGCGCCTCGACTTCACGACGCGCGCACGCATCGCGctggcggcggcgcgcggcgtgGCGTTCATCCACGGCGGAGGGCCCAAGGCGTCGCACGGCAGCATCAAGGCGTCCAACGTCGTGGTCAGCGGGGCACGCGACGGCGCCTACGTGGCCGACTACGGCCTGGCCCAGCTCGTCGGCACGGCGGAGCTGCCGAAGCGGGGCACGGGCTACCGCGCCCCGGAGGTGACCGACGCGCGCGCCGTGTCGCAGAAGGCCGACGTGTACAGCTTCGGCGTGGTGGTGCTGGAGCTGCTCACCGGGCGCGCGCCGACGCACGCGCTCCCggacggcggcgccggcggcagCGGCGTGGACCTCGCGCGGTGGGTGCGGTCGGTGGTGCAGGAGGAGTGGACGTCCGAGGTGTTCGACTCCGTGATCGGCAACGAGCCGCGGGTGGAGGAGGAGATGATGCGGCTGCTGCAGCTCGGCATGGAGTGCACCGAGCAGCACCCCGACCGGCGCCCGACGATGGCGGAGGTGGAGGCGAGGATCGAGCGCATCGTCGAGGACGCGTCCCGGAGGGCCGACTTCAGCAGCACCGACGGCAGCCGAAGCGTGTCCGCATGA